In Acipenser ruthenus chromosome 25, fAciRut3.2 maternal haplotype, whole genome shotgun sequence, the sequence GCAACCGCCACATAAATGATGTTAGAAATACATCAttatctgttctttaattagaatggattatacctggccaggttagaatAAATTGTTCATCTCTGCCTTGTTTATTAGCCTATCTCCCGTTTGGCTTAGTTGTCCAGGCTTGAGGGGGATTTATCggggttcattttatttattttttctatgtgaAGGCTCTTATATTATGCCAGttacggtaattgttttaattcaagccacctgggtttcattgataaagagcgtattgtgggaaatgaggaggatggcctgaaaggagagctgagtatcgtttgcagttttgttgcggtttcttttttgctttttaaattatttaagcttatctagaaacgatgtaacattttttatggaGTGTCACTGAGCTAATTGTCGCGAATACAGCTTTGGAATACCGTTCgttttatatggattatttgaaactaaagaaaacagatcgatttacgtcccaggaacaacgcgcagccggtccttggacacacggcaggaaggggtgagacggtctgttaaaactttttcttttttgtgctggacaatgctggattacaattggttttttttttcttcatagtacTATGGGcgtttattttgatactttatttttctctggaatatgtttttgcaagttggttttgttttgaagcacgtttgactttgttttttggattgactgtttggtttgtcttttttctgcaataaggaactttATAACCGCATTAATTTATATGGACTGGTTAACTTTTGTTAACactacttcattgtgtttcaagctgtttttgaGAATCGTTCTTACCAGTAATACccagggttaacagggtcattttgactgtttactgtattacttgctgtttcactgccaaaatatttttatcagtgtatacactatgcattctattgtgctatgaggtttcttagagcaatgtttaaggtatattttgcttcctttgtattgacattgtactgttctacagttttttgccactataaaaaggttactgaagattatgacactcttacccacgaacttttggtcccattatttgctgtcaatcagtctttaattatctgtttttgaaatcagttagtcttggcttgtgtcttaaaagtctggttgttacaatataaatatttaggaacattttgtTGAAAATGATCAACAGTGAAAACATCAATACATTCTCCTAAAATTGAGGAATACTGTAATGCATGCCAGCATTTATTTGAACTGTTTCTGTCTTTTTAAAGTATCGCCTGGAGACCTTCGTTGAGTCCAGAAAAACAGAGTGGGACAGTGTGCCTTATACAGGTACTGAAACAACAAGAACAAACTAATTGGACGCACAATGGGCAATGAATAGAGGACATGCTGAGGACTGCCGTTTTACTCTTTTGCATTCTGAGTGAAGGGACTATGTAACTGGGAAGGCTTCAGTGATGGACACCTTAAGTCAAATGACACAATTGCACCATGCAGCCCCTAGGTGGTAATATACCCCATGTGTAAAGCACATTGGGGGgtggaaaaaataacaataatttggcattattattattattattattgttattctttatttcagtattttgctGGTCCACTTTTGTATGTAGCCATTTCTGCTGTTTTATGTACATTGTTTTATGTAGTCAGGTTGGTTTATGTCTCTGGCGCTGAAAGGTGTTGATCATGTCTCTCAGGTCAGGTGGTGGACTCGTATGGATCATGTGTTCCTGCCCCATGGGACATTGCTGTTCAGGTCCCGGCTATGTTTCGGAATGGAAAACGAGCCGTCCAAGTTCCTCACACCTCCTCTGTCAAGGTAGAGATGTACAGACGGATAATTACAAGAGTGACACAAGCTGCTTCAATATATAGACAGAAAGGGTAGGTAGGGCTGTGTTGAAAGGTCACATCGTCAACTAGGTTATCTTGTGTGGTAGAAAATACAGGCAGTTGTGTTATGTAAACCAGCGGGAATGCATGTTCATATGTTTCAGCTTTGAGTTGtaaatatagtaaaataaatattggagTGTGATTACATTTGCTGTATGGCACTTATGTATTCCAGTGTTTGTGTGATACAGTTAGAGGTGAGGAGTAATTACCCTTGTTTAACTCTGCTATCACTTATTGCAAGTCTTTCAGTGTTGATTGTTGAATGTATTTGCTGGATAACAAATGCAATTGATTCTTTTTATATCCTAGGGATGTCACAACTGTTTGGCGTTGGGTAAATCTGCTTGCCAGAAATGTATAGCAAGTGGATGGGTAAGTATGGCATAACAATGGTATATTAACAGctatgtcctttttttttattcaaatggttAATCCTTAGAAAACAGcagtgtttaattaaaatgtccATAATAAAGCAAAAATGCTGTCTCTACTACTTTTTAACATTTCCAAGTAATATGCTTATACTtcctttttaatattattatgtatttggcAAAGAAATCTATATGTAGCACATACTTGTGTGTAAATGCAATGTCGCAGTTTCTTCGGTAAAGGGCTAACGTAGCCATTCTGGAGGATGGACTTAATTGCAGATTTCCACATCATCCCCATCCCCATAGGAATTAGGTGCTGTAATCACTGGGAAATTCAATGCTGCCTTGGCAGTTCATGGTGGCCCTGTTGATAGGGTTATGGCAGGTTATTAACAGTGTATTTTATCCAGCGCCCGAaagtgaaaaccagcagccagtTGTGTTGGCCCATACTGCTGCAGTCAGATCActtcagatgtgttttttttttttttgctttactaGATGTCAtttagcggggttctgaaaaatatagcgttacacgaccccacgtgttgctgcagctgtttaaataacgtgtaACGTTTTACAGTTCtaattttaaagtttgttttcaaagcttttttttaaaatagccgccctagtgcactgatagcgtaaggattattgcccacgttgGCAAACAGGTAACAGCAGTAACGATCCacgatgtggtacagaacaggaaagccagagcacttttatttttttttattctctgcagtgatttagagcagtggtgCGCAAAATGTTGGGCACCCCATGGGGAGCATGACTATGAAGGGCAgttctgtaaatattattttttttttcttaaaggatagaacattttaaataaatactgtgtggggaattcactggacacaggttttatttttccCAGCAGAGGGTGCTCTGATGCCTTAGCCCAAATACCGACAACGGTAAGTGGGTAGATCTCAGAGGTTACCAACGATGGTAGGGATGGACACAGTCTGagttgcactcacaggtgctgcaAATAATATTCCAcaaacaaaaggcgaaagcaaaaaggaaaataaaacacagtaacaaaactacaaataaaaggtgctgttcTTTTTCAGCGTCCCTCTGCCTCCACTCTCCAGTACGGCTCGTGTTTCAGAGATACTTTGCTgatcacccaacctctctgtgtcatctccatgattgacaggcagatccCACAGGGCTCCCGACTCCCCTTGCAGGATCATGCCTGCCTCTGATAGACCAGCACAGGTCTCACCTATCACAAtatataaatgacagctaattagtccaagttcttatGCAGCGAACAGAGCTGAAATGGCAGCTTCTATGTATGGGGCGCcagcagctctgcagcatacaacaCCAAATCAAACGCGTCAATGGGCGGGGGCTCATTTGCTTGTTatcttcagatttagctggcaacataaatatttttttggtgaaaacccagatttcttttttcagatttcttttttcaaatttaagtgctgaatgataatgtttttcagatttatctgttgggtaaatgttgaatcgccaagtgtaaaacaaaaaaaaaaaaatttaagttaagaacataagaaagtttacaaacgagaggaggccattcggcccatcttgctcgtttggttgttagtagcttattgatcccagaatctcatcaagcagtttcttgaaggatcccagggtgtcagcttcaacaacattactggggagttggttccagacctacAACCTACaagttatatgtatttatttgttagaaatgctaGCTAAAGGTTGACccgacaagtgtaaaaaaaaaatttgggatACGTGTTGTCAACAGTTATAAATTATATATGAAAGTACAAATTTCagaacttttaagaatgtgtttgttaacatttatttagctaaatctggacaaaatatatttaactaaAGGGGGCGACATATAAAAAGTCTGCGCgccactgatttagaggacagacctcaaacaccagtgcactagagcggacattttgaaaatagcctTGTAACAGATTAAaggttataagtgtaaaaggatgataataatgaaaagagaaattccaggtacattctttaaaacagttgtagcaacatggggacgtgtaacactatattgtTCAGAACCCCACTATTTACTCTTTCTAATGCCTTTATGTTATTTTACCATGTTATAGACCAGTactacttttttgtttaaaatgcagATGCAGTGCTGGGTGTGTAATGGCTCTGGCAGACGCATGTCTGATGACAGATGCTCCCACTGCAACGGCATGGGACGTGTCAGGTGAGCAATGCTTTaatgtgtatttattacattatttatgcTATAGCTGAAGGTGAAATAAACCCAGTCTGCCAATCTGAACATATTCATGAGACCAGAATGACTGGTGGTGACTTGaggccaggaaatgaatccaCAACACACAAAGGCAACTGCGGGGTGCGACTgagacgctacggcgctcagctttttattaaacaaaagattttcacaaaacacaaaataaaatggcacgctggccaaaataaatagacaaacaaaacagacacgaaacaacaagtatcgtgctggtcttcCAGGATGCGTAGCAATTGTTCTTATTGTTTTTAAGTCTCCTCTCTCTACTCCATTtttccactctgaacacccaacccctagTGAGTGAAACACAGCATCTTTTATGCAGGTGTatcgagactcgattgctaatcaatcattcaattggaatctcggtacatctgcacgtgaactaatcgtgctccccgtgcttccatactaatacccactttaatctgaaCATGGAGTGAAcgtgtgcaatccctgtgcctaaatacaactatatattttaaatcactcatgataacccacactctgtgcaccaatacatacattcaTATAACAGACaacctaaaacacaaaacacgcaTAGGGGCAGGACTTGAAATAAAATCTAATGTTACATTCTATAAGAGTATAAAACAAGTCGAAGAtgttcactttcattgggattcccaATGCTGTTATTGTGCAAGGGCATGCTGTACTATTTGAATAAACACGCGGTATTATTTGATGCATTTTGCATGCTTTCCTTTTTTCAACCTGTTTCTTTGCAGATGTACCGAATGTTCAGGAAGTGGTTCAAAAACATGTCATACCTGTAAGGGAAAAGGACAGCTTCTGTTCTTCATTAATCTCATTGTGGAATGGTAAACTTCAGCTTTATTATTCTTGACGGGATCATTACAGCATTTACTGTTTGCAGAATGCATTTATTCCACAGTTTCATGTAAGGGAGATGTAATAGaataaaataatgtgtgtgtttattttgtcagAACAGGCTGAACTACCAGTTCTGCAATATTTACTTTGTAAGGAGTTGAATAAACCATTTATTGAATACAAAAGTGAGAAGTAGCCATTTATTGAATACTTGTGTTATGATGTATTAAATTTAACATGCCTGAAAcactaaataaaatgtacataacaCATTAAACCCTGACAATATGAGAGAGTATGGACAATATGGATATCACCTCTTTGCCCTGCTCATGATGCAATATCTAAATCAgcttactattatttatttcttagcagacacccttatccaggacgacttacaattgttacaagatatcacattatacattatttcacatacaattacccatttatacagttgggtttttactggagcaatctaggtaaagtaccttgctcaagggtacaacagcagtgtccctcactggggattgaacccacaaccctccggtcaagagtcctgagccctaaccactactccacactgctgcccttggtgTACTTCATATTTCATTAACATTTAGGTGCTAAAACTCACAAGAGGGTTATGCATTTCAGGTATTTTAGCTTATTTCAGTTTAAACCAGTGTACTTCATTCTTTTCCTTTGCACTCTGATCAGGAAGAACCACATATACGAATTTGTACCAGACAAGCAGTCTGGATTCCCTGTTGATCGGGTCAGCAAGGTGACTGGGGAGCTGCTTTTTACTGACACACAGTATATGGTGAGGATGAAGCCCTTCTTTCGATTCCATGTGTACTGTACAGCATGTTTAGATATTCACTCTCCCGCTCTTCCTGTTTGTCTCAGGTGTATCCCGTTGTTAGTTTCCCTGACAACGCAATTAACCAAGCCTCTCAGACGGCAGTGAGAGAACACCAGGCACAGTTTGTTACAACTTCCCGAATTCTCCAGCAGGTATGCATTACTTGTCATGGCAGAAAAGCATGCTGTATTATTAGACTGTATTATTTACAGTGCAGGGGCTTcgtttaaccccttaaggtacacaaggaattgagcggttctacaaacggtttcttcttaaaatacatttttgagagtgactcaagtatcacaaggaaactgacaatttggacgaTCAGATCCAACCTGTCACTTAATTTTAAACACCTTGTTGCAAAAATAAAggtagcagcattttttttttttttttttttttttgtgcgacACTTGtactgtaccttaaagggttaaggtgTGCTTGTGACGTGAACTGTTGAAATAAGCAGACATATTCACATGATGGTACTCTAAAGGAATATATTTCCATAGCATTTACGTCATGAGGTCTGGGATAAAAACAATAAAGCTGTAAATCATTGGCCACTGCTTTGTACCTTTCCCTTTTTCCATATTGTACTCTAGTGTCAACAAACCTCTATGTTCTATTCATTTCTGAGTTGGTAATTATAGAACTGTTTGCCACACCTTTTCCTTTCCCTTGTGTTGTGGCAAAGGGGAAGAGAGCTGTTTCAAACCTTGTTCTATCTTAAGTTGCCCACGTCATGTACCCAGTAGTGTGTTTTaggttttgaaataaaaatatttttggagccttaaccctttgtggtcctatgtcggacctggcccaacattgcaattttccctttccggtacaatgtcggaccctgcccgacatcatcaaaaagacgcaaaaaacaggtctctagtcgttttttctccggaaaaaaccgagaaaacaattcaatggccgagtgagaccgataggagccgagagaagccgaaaaaaaaaaaaaagcgaacgaggggtggggcagggctggagatgcagtactgagtgtcctgcggtgccttttaaacctgttttactgtgaaaaaaaatacttttaaacagcgtgtctaaaataaactgcgcgtgtgaaaataaattggacctgacgcatctgagacacgctgaataaatggaacgCAAAGCGTTAAAGTCTGCTTTCTTTAGTAGAAGCAGTGTCAGAGTTGTTAGTTTTCTAAAGaaagttgtttttaaatatttgtttttcagaGGCAAACCATTGAACTGATTCCTGTCACACGTGTCCACTACACCTGGAAAGAGAAGACCTACATCTACTTTGTCTATGGAGCGGAGCATAAAGTCTACACAGATGACTACCCAGCAAAGTGTTGCTGTTGCACAATAATATAGTTATGTTATTGTACACTTTTCTTGGGTCAAATGCATTGGAGATACATTATCCCATTAATATATGTTGACAGAAATGAGCAGAAACGAATCTATATACACTTCTTTTTATAGTATAGCTTGA encodes:
- the LOC117413680 gene encoding protein SSUH2 homolog isoform X1 gives rise to the protein MDKRHLLSDQDDDPQFPGPGNAVHFLFFTLKNRFLANDCQGQHCIECTRNSFVGGTPAPDLPQGGGASAPPGEMMHNVPGYEGTGSGGDEGKCVPPPNPGLASPGRGPPPPERQWEIPSVSEDFAKDAFIEYASSKCCYSSRPAKELVFTDLQAHNTYRYRLETFVESRKTEWDSVPYTGQVVDSYGSCVPAPWDIAVQVPAMFRNGKRAVQVPHTSSVKGCHNCLALGKSACQKCIASGWMQCWVCNGSGRRMSDDRCSHCNGMGRVRCTECSGSGSKTCHTCKGKGQLLFFINLIVEWKNHIYEFVPDKQSGFPVDRVSKVTGELLFTDTQYMVYPVVSFPDNAINQASQTAVREHQAQFVTTSRILQQRQTIELIPVTRVHYTWKEKTYIYFVYGAEHKVYTDDYPAKCCCCTII
- the LOC117413680 gene encoding protein SSUH2 homolog isoform X2, producing MDKRHLLSDQDDDPQFPGPGNAGTPAPDLPQGGGASAPPGEMMHNVPGYEGTGSGGDEGKCVPPPNPGLASPGRGPPPPERQWEIPSVSEDFAKDAFIEYASSKCCYSSRPAKELVFTDLQAHNTYRYRLETFVESRKTEWDSVPYTGQVVDSYGSCVPAPWDIAVQVPAMFRNGKRAVQVPHTSSVKGCHNCLALGKSACQKCIASGWMQCWVCNGSGRRMSDDRCSHCNGMGRVRCTECSGSGSKTCHTCKGKGQLLFFINLIVEWKNHIYEFVPDKQSGFPVDRVSKVTGELLFTDTQYMVYPVVSFPDNAINQASQTAVREHQAQFVTTSRILQQRQTIELIPVTRVHYTWKEKTYIYFVYGAEHKVYTDDYPAKCCCCTII